In Mercurialis annua linkage group LG5, ddMerAnnu1.2, whole genome shotgun sequence, a single genomic region encodes these proteins:
- the LOC126683496 gene encoding uncharacterized protein LOC126683496 has translation MSSDQDDLDLLLSLQDRVLETPPGSPSNPHPTSSGLLSDDEELTRRRGQADLSVFKDAVKDCLIQDTKPVVKAEKFKQSKSSNEVNVEKYSGLRIRNQSVSPTELSERFSDIRFVRLQAIKNALVGDSISGCWATVGVVTEKGNPRTSSVGKSYSIWKIGCLDENTISLFLFGDAFQKNCDEQAGTVFALFNCTVRKDNTGGYSLSVYSSNQILKMGTSIDYGVCKGKRKDGMACPAVINKRQGIYCKFHRSKASEIFSTTRTELKGGSFRSSFRDPLKAQGIHIVDPADRTSIKKGKQPVKLLSVQALKDALSNADKVTTNTFSQGIRFLNEITGKMKQKNGNKVSATASQGTTNLDKRKLDPTIGLRNKAEAKRPKTNQGQASSEKTEPWSMGKMIELDIYASDEDL, from the exons ATGTCTAGCGATCAAGACGACCTAGACCTACTTCTTTCTCTCCAAGATCGAGTCTTGGAAACCCCTCCCGGTTCTCCTTCTAATCCCCATCCCACTTCATCCG GACTTTTGTCTGATGATGAGGAGTTAACTAGGAGAAGAGGGCAAGCAGATTTATCTGTGTTTAAAGATGCCGTTAAGGATTGCCTTATTCAAGACACAAAACCTGTTGTGAAAGCTGAGAAATTTAAACAGTCTAAGAGCTCGAATGAAGTGAATGTGGAGAAATATTCTGGTTTAAGGATAAG GAATCAGTCGGTTAGTCCCACAGAGCTCAGTGAGCGTTTCTCGGATATTCGTTTTGTCCGCTTACAAGCTATTAA AAATGCATTGGTTGGAGACAGTATTTCTGGATGCTGGGCAACTGTTGGAGTAGTAACCGAGAAGGGAAATCCAAGGACTAGTTCTGTTGGGAAAAGCTACTCGATATGGAAAATTGGATGTTTAGATGAAAACACAATCTCTCTTTTCTTGTTTGGTGATGCTTTTCAGAAAAACTGTGACGAGCAGGCAGGAACAGTTTTTGCACTATTTAATTGTACAGTACGCAAAGACAATACG GGAGGTTATTCTTTGAGTGTATATTCTTCAAATCAAATCTTAAAGATGGGTACTTCTATCGACTATGGAGTTTGCAAAGGAAAGAGGAAGGATGGAATGGCATGTCCAGCAGTCATAAATAA ACGTCAAGGGATATACTGCAAATTTCATAGATCA AAAGCATCAGAGATATTTTCTACAACACGAACTGAGCTCAAGGGAGG gAGCTTTAGGTCATCGTTTAGGGATCCTCTCAAGGCACAAGGCATTCACATAGTCGACCCTGCGGATAGAACAAGcattaaaaagggtaaacagcCGGTGAAATTACTATCTGTACAAGCACTTAAGGATGCCTTGAG CAACGCAGACAAAGTGACAACAAACACTTTCTCTCAGGGAATCAGATTTCTCAATGAAATAACAG GGAAAATGAAACAAAAGAATGGAAATAAAGTGTCAGCAACAGCAAGTCAAGGAACAACTAACTTAGACAAGAG GAAATTGGATCCAACTATAGGTTTGAGAAATAAAGCAGAGGCAAAAAGACCTAAAACAAATCAAGGGCAAGCTTCATCAGAGAAGACCGAACCGTGGTCAATGGGGAAGATGATTGAATTAGATATTTATGCTTCTGATGAAGacttatga
- the LOC126680281 gene encoding phenylalanine N-monooxygenase CYP79D16-like: MSISTACKFQHHTTMQNNSCIQLDIAHFMIFVLAIIIRSHSNSLRNKYSKQLSLPPGPKPWPLLGCLPTILANKPIFRWIHNLMHEMNTEILCIRLGDIHVIPVTSPEISCEFLKSQAAIFADRPLTMSTRLITSGYLTTALVPFGDQWKKMKRVVETQLLSPAKHKWFHGKRLEEGDHLVRYIHNQCKKTIELGGLVNVRVAAQHYCGNVMRKVVFNTRFFGNGTKNGGPGVEEEEHVNAIFTALSHIYAFCLSDYLPSLIGLDLDGHEKVMRNAIRMINKYHDPVIEDRVRQWRDGIKKEEDDLLDLLITLKDATGNSVLSIQEIKAQITELIMAAIDNPSNAVEWAIAEMITQPKLLDKAVEELDRVVGKERLVQESDFINLNYIKACAREAFRLHPIAPFNLPRVSLSDTMVSGYFIPKGSHVLLSRMGLGRNHKIWDEPYLFKPERHIKNDDGSQMVLTESDFRYISFSAGKRGCPAITMGTSMTVMLFARLLQGFSWSAPPNQTKVDLIESKDGLGLARPLIALAKPRLPAHLYPT, translated from the exons ATGTCAATCTCTACAGCTTGTAAGTTTCAGCACCATACAACCATGCAGAACAACAGTTGTATACAATTAGACATCGCCCATTTCATGATTTTTGTCTTGGCAATCATCATAAGATCTCACAGTAAcagtttaagaaacaaatattcCAAACAACTCTCACTACCTCCTGGTCCAAAACCATGGCCTCTCCTCGGATGCCTGCCGACAATACTAGCAAACAAGCCAATCTTTCGATGGATACACAATCTCATGCATGAAATGAACACTGAAATCTTATGCATTCGTCTCGGAGATATTCATGTTATCCCTGTCACCTCTCCGGAGATTAGCTGCGAATTCTTGAAATCACAAGCTGCTATATTTGCTGATAGGCCCTTAACCATGTCAACCCGTCTCATTACAAGCGGTTACCTGACTACGGCTCTTGTCCCCTTCGGCGACCAATGGAAGAAGATGAAAAGAGTAGTCGAAACACAACTGCTTTCGCCCGCGAAACATAAGTGGTTTCACGGGAAAAGGCTCGAAGAAGGCGATCATCTCGTTCGCTACATTCATAACCAATGCAAGAAAACGATCGAATTAGGCGGATTAGTGAATGTGAGAGTCGCTGCACAACACTACTGCGGAAACGTGATGAGGAAGGTAGTGTTTAATACGAGATTCTTCGGAAACGGAACGAAAAATGGGGGCCCTGGTGTTGAGGAAGAAGAGCATGTTAATGCAATATTCACCGCTCTTAGTCATATCTATGCATTTTGTTTGTCAGATTACTTGCCAAGCTTAATAGGGCTTGATTTGGATGGCCATGAAAAAGTAATGCGAAATGCTATAAGGATGATAAACAAATACCATGATCCAGTGATTGAAGATAGGGTTCGACAGTGGAGGGATGGCATTaaaaaggaagaagatgacTTGTTGGACCTTCTCATTACATTAAAAGATGCCACCGGCAACTCCGTGTTGTCAATACAAGAAATTAAAGCTCAAATTACT GAATTAATTATGGCAGCAATAGATAATCCATCAAATGCAGTGGAGTGGGCAATTGCAGAAATGATAACCCAACCAAAATTACTTGACAAGGCAGTAGAAGAACTAGACAGAGTAGTAGGAAAAGAAAGGCTAGTTCAAGAATCAGATTTCATAAACCTCAATTACATCAAAGCCTGCGCTAGAGAAGCCTTTCGACTCCATCCCATTGCGCCCTTCAATCTTCCTCGTGTCTCATTATCCGATACAATGGTCTCTGGCTACTTTATTCCGAAAGGCAGCCATGTTTTGCTGAGCCGCATGGGCCTCGGTCGTAATCATAAGATATGGGATGAACCGTATTTGTTTAAACCAGAGCGCCACATCAAGAATGATGATGGCTCGCAAATGGTGCTCACGGAGTCTGATTTCCGCTACATTTCGTTCAGTGCAGGGAAACGAGGATGTCCTGCTATAACAATGGGGACATCGATGACTGTAATGTTATTCGCTAGGCTTCTTCAAGGTTTCAGCTGGAGCGCTCCGCCTAATCAAACAAAGGTTGATCTAATAGAGTCGAAAGATGGCTTGGGACTTGCTAGGCCATTGATTGCACTCGCAAAGCCCCGTTTACCAGCACACTTGTACCCAACATGA